In Oryza brachyantha chromosome 2, ObraRS2, whole genome shotgun sequence, a single window of DNA contains:
- the LOC102708590 gene encoding uncharacterized protein LOC102708590: MALERLLWFMLAAIRIGHAPQLRVLGYLRPGLQTLDIGGTVIEAGTNPSPATTVPSVQVLALALTFQFSFHLNIMSSFLRCFPNVKTLHVQCKESDLVIRNDVNPNFWNETGPIRCILSSLRTIIVHGFGGHDAEFAFLMFVAENAQMLEDMVILIKEDLREELAAKITALCSTGWASGESKARFVTSRLAGHGIAWSVKAATDFSHDDPFLCL; this comes from the exons ATGGCTCTCGAGAGACTTCTCTGGTTCATGCTTGCAGCGATCAGGATTGGTCATGCTCCTCAGCTCCGCGTGTTGGGCTACCTGCGTCCAGGACTGCAGACCCTGGACATCGGCGGCACTGTCATCGAG GCTGGAACAAATCCAAGCCCAGCAACAACTGTCCCAAGCGTCCAGGTGCTGGCCTTGGCCTTGACGTTCCAATTCAGCTTTCATCTGAATATCATGTCCAGCTTCCTCAGATGCTTTCCCAACGTTAAGACTCTGCACGTCCAG TGTAAGGAATCTGATTTAGTCATCAGAAACGACGTCAATCCAAATTTCTGGAATGAGACTGGTCCCATTAGGTGCATTTTGTCTAGCCTCAGGACGATTATTGTCCATGGGTTCGGAGGCCATGACGCAGAGTTTGCGTTCCTCATGTTCGTCGCTGAGAATGCTCAGATGCTGGAGGACATGGTTATATTGATTAAAGAGGACCTCAGGGAGGAATTGGCTGCCAAAATCACAGCTCTGTGTTCTACAGGATGGGCTAGTGGAGAAAGCAAAGCTCGGTTTGTGACTAGTCGATTAGCCGGACATGGTATCGCTTGGAGCGTCAAAGCAGCAACTGATTTTTCACATGACGACCCGTTCCTCTGCCTCTGA
- the LOC102701887 gene encoding PTI1-like tyrosine-protein kinase At3g15890: MGWASCCKGSDGILPGRRKKKKETTWRIFSLKELQSATNNFNYDNKLGEGGFGSVYWGQLWDGSQIAVKRLKSWSNKAETEFAIEVEVLATVRHKSLLSLRGYCAEGQERLIVYDYMPNLSLHSHLHGQHAAECHLGWERRMKIAIDSAEGIAYLHHHATPHIIHRDIKSSNVLLDSNFQARVADFGFAKLIPDGATHVTTKVKGTLGYLAPEYAMLGKASESCDVFSFGILLLELASGKRPVEKLNPTTKLTITEWALPLARDKKFKEVADPKLKDVFEEAELKRMVLVGLACTQNKQEQRPVMSEVVELLKGESAEKLSNLENDEMFKPDLTSSFQDSSHSSRPDSSDCITEEKTSKADTIDEAVDSSETVPSAR, translated from the exons ATGGGGTGGGCTTCCTGCTGCAAGGGGTCGGACGG GATTCTACCGGgccggaggaagaagaagaaggagacgACGTGGAGGATCTTCTCGCTGAAGGAGCTTCAGTCAGCGACGAACAATTTCAACTATGACAACAAGCTTGGTGAGGGTGGGTTCGGTAGCGTCTATTGGGGCCAGCTCTGGGATGGATCACAG ATTGCAGTGAAAAGGCTCAAGAGTTGGAGCAACAAAGCTGAAACTGAATTTGCGATTGAGGTGGAGGTTTTGGCAACAGTGAGACACAAGAGCCTTTTGAGCTTACGCGGGTATTGTGCCGAAGGCCAGGAGCGCCTGatagtatatgattatatgCCAAACCTGAGCTTGCACTCTCACCTTCATGGGCAGCATGCAGCTGAATGCCATCTTGGTTGGGAACGAAGAATGAAGATTGCTATTGATTCTGCAGAAGGGATAGC CTATCTTCATCACCATGCGACGCCACATATCATTCATCGGGACATCAAGTCGAGCAATGTTCTCTTGGACTCGAATTTTCAAGCGCGGGTTGCCGATTTTGGTTTTGCAAAGCTCATTCCAGATGGTGCAACCCATGTCACTACAAAGGTGAAGGGTACACTCGGTTATCTTGCACCAGAATATGCCATGCTTGGGAAGGCCTCTGAAAGCTGTGATGTCTTCAGCTTTGGAATACTGCTGCTAGAACTTGCCAGTGGGAAGAGGCCTGTCGAGAAGCTAAACCCCACTACAAAGCTAACTATCACTGAGTGGGCACTTCCACTTGCCCGTGACAAAAAGTTCAAGGAAGTAGCTGATCCAAAGCTCAAGGATGTCTTTGAAGAGGCTGAACTGAAGCGGATGGTGCTTGTTGGGCTCGCATGCACTCAGAACAAACAGGAACAGAGACCAGTAATGTCTGAAGTAGTCGAGCTGCTCAAGGGAGAGTCTGCTGAGAAGCTATCCAACTTGGAGAATGATGAGATGTTCAAGCCTGACCTGACCAGCTCCTTCCAGGACTCGTCACATTCATCTCGTCCTGATAGTTCAGATTGCATCACAGAAGAGAAGACCTCAAAAGCAGATACTATAGATGAGGCAGTTGATTCAAGTGAGACAGTACCTTCAGCTAGGTAG
- the LOC102708870 gene encoding DNA ligase 1 — translation MDSGSDSDSAPEELTAVQGVEKHDEISKVEKDSAIRVSQQEKERRRRWAQRRTSSKPNNEEPLDLKDKDTKQEEENEGNEENEERHTIPGMLPTDVIEMLAAREKQTFTSDSEEEITNQKVQKRKKRLKTSGPETILLKDVRSTQHVKNALDFLEKRKNQVPRSDAVLKNANKALRLLSSKGNFF, via the exons ATGGACAGCGGGAGCGACTCCGACAGCGCGCCCGAGGAGCTCACCGCCGTCCAG GGTGTTGAGAAGCACGACGAGATCAGTAAAGTTGAGAAGGACAGTGCCATCCG AGTATCACAGCAGGAGAAAGAGCGGAGGAGAAGATGGGCCCAACGAAGAACATCATCAAAACCAAATAATGAGGAACCTCTGGatttaaaagataaagataccaaacaggaggaggagaatgAAGGTAATGAGGAGAACGAGGAGCGCCATACTATTCCTGGCATGCTCCCCACTGATGTTATTGAAATGCTTGCAGCACGTGAGAA GCAAACCTTCACATCTGACTCTGAGGAAGAAATCACGAACCAGAAGGTtcagaaaaggaagaagagattGAAAACTTCTGG GCCTGAAACAATTCTGTTGAAAGATGTTCGCTCGACACAGCATGTGAAGAATGCCCTTGATTTCttggagaaaaggaaaaaccaGGTGCCAAGATCCGATGCAGTTTTGAAGAATGCCAATAAGGCGTTGCGTCTCCTTTCATCGaagggaaattttttttag
- the LOC102701609 gene encoding premnaspirodiene oxygenase-like — protein sequence MDAELAAAYLLLLALLVVPLVYLARRRRSGRLRLRLPPGPWALPVIGHLHHLAGALPHRAMRDLARRHGPLMLLRFCELPVVVASSPDAAREIMRTHDVAFASRPIGPMLRLVFQGAEGVIFAPYGDGWRQLRKICTVELLSYRRVHSFRPVREDELGRLLRSVAEASSSSSPVNLTERISAFVADSTVRAIIGSRSRHRDTFLRLLEDGLKIMPGMSLPDLFPSSRLAMLLSRVPAKIERRRRGMMDFVDTIIQEHQESRGAANAAGVTGDEDLLDVLLRLQKDMDSQYPLTTMNIKSILIDMFGAGSDTSATTLQWAMAELMRNPEVMRVAQDEVRRELAGHDRVTEDSLGNLRYLRMVIKETLRLHPPAPLLLPRECGEACQVLGYDVPAGTMVLVNAWAIGRDPSRWNSPEEFSPERFERCERDFRGMDFEFIPFGAGRRICPGMAFGLAHIELALAALLLHFDWKLPGGMAAGEMDMAEAAGITVRRRSDLLVLAVPRVPVPVQ from the exons ATggacgccgagctcgccgccgcctactTGCTGCTCCTGGCGCTCCTCGTCGTGCCGCTGGTCTACTTGGCACGCCGCCGGAGGTCGGGGAGGCTGAGGCTGCGGCTGCCGCCGGGGCCGTGGGCGCTGCCGGTGATCGGCCACCTGCACCACCTTGCCGGCGCGCTCCCGCACCGCGCCATGCGGGACCTGGCGCGGCGCCACGGCCCGCTCATGCTGCTCCGCTTCTGCGAGCTCCCCGTGGTGGTGGCGTCctcgccggacgccgcgcgGGAGATCATGAGGACGCACGAtgtcgccttcgcgtcgcgGCCGATCGGGCCGATGCTGCGGCTCGTGTTCCAGGGCGCCGAGGGCGTCATCTTCGCGCCCTACGGCGACGGGTGGCGCCAGCTCCGCAAGATCTGCACCGTCGAGCTCCTCAGCTACCGCCGCGTCCACTCGTTCCGCCCCGTCCGGGAGGACGAgctcggccgcctcctccgctccgTCGCGgaggcctcctcctcctcctcgccggtgaACCTCACCGAGCGGATCTCCGCCTTCGTCGCGGACTCCACGGTGCGCGCCATCATCGGCAGCCGGAGCCGGCACCGCGACACGTTTCTGCGGCTGCTGGAGGATGGGCTCAAGATCATGCCGGGGATGAGCCTCCCGGACCTCTTCCCGTCGTCGCGCCTCGCCATGCTCCTCAGCCGCGTGCCCGCCAAGatcgagcgccgccgccgcggcatgATGGACTTCGTCGACACCATCATCCAAGAACACCAGGAGAGCAGAGGCGCTGCCAACGCCGCCGGAGTAACCGGAGACGAGGACCTGCTCGACGTGCTCTTGAGGCTCCAGAAGGACATGGACTCCCAGTATCCGCTCACCACCATGAACATCAAATCCATCCTGATC GACATGTTCGGCGCGGGCAGCGacacgtcggcgacgacgctgcAGTGGGCGATGGCCGAGCTGATGCGTAACCCGGAGGTGATGCGGGTGGCGCAGGACGAGGTCCGGCGAGAGCTCGCCGGGCACGACAGGGTAACCGAGGACAGCCTCGGAAACCTTCGCTACCTCCGGATGGTCATCAAGGAGACGCTCCGGCTCCACCCAccggcgccgctgctgctgccgcgcgAGTGCGGCGAGGCGTGCCAGGTGCTCGGCTACGACGTGCCGGCCGGCACGATGGTGCTCGTCAACGCGTGGGCGATCGGCAGGGACCCGTCGCGCTGGAACTCGCCGGAGGAGTTCTCGCCGGAGAGGTTCGAGCGCTGCGAGAGGGACTTCCGAGGGATGGACTTCGAGTTCATCCCGTTCGGCGCCGGGAGGAGGATCTGCCCCGGCATGGCGTTCGGGCTGGCGCACATCGagctcgcgctcgccgcgctgctgctccaCTTCGACTGGAAGCTGCCGGGAGGgatggccgccggcgagatggacatggcggaggcggccgggaTCACGGTGCGCCGGCGCTCCGACCTGCTGGTGCTCGCCGTCCCCCGTGTCCCCGTGCCAGTGCAGTAG